The DNA segment GCGTTGCAGGTTTTTCGTCCACAAGCCGCTGCCTAAGCCGTATTCGGTGCCGTTGGCGATTTCCAAAGCTTCTTCGTCGTTTTTGAAGCGCAGCACGGTAACAAACGGGCCGAACACTTCTTCTTGCGCCACGCGGTCGGTAGGTTTGGCTTCCACCACGGTGGGCAAAACGTAGTAGCCGTTTTTCAACGCGGCATCTTCGGGTGCTTTGCCGCCGGTTAGGATTTTCCCGCCCTGTTTGGTGGCGATTTCGGCATAGGAAAGCACTTTGTTGCGGTGCGATTCGGAAGTGAGCGGGCCCATTTCGGTTTCGGGGTTAAGCGGGTCGCCCAAGCGGATGGATTCGGCCAATTTCACGAATTTTTCCAAAAACTCGTCGGCGATGGATTCGTGCAGCATCAAGCGGGAACCGGCGATACAGGCTTGGCCTTGGTTGTGGAAAATCGCCCATGCCGAGCCGTTAACGGCAGCATCGATGTCGGCATCTTCAAACACGATGTTGGCACCTTTTCCGCCCAATTCCAGTTGCAGGCGTTTCAGGTTGCCGGCAGAGGCACGCACGATGCTTTGGCCGGTTTGGGTGGAGCCGGTAAAGGCCACTTTGGCGATGTCTTCATGGTCGGCAATGCGTTGTCCGGCGGTGTTGCCGTATCCTGCAACAATATTGACCACGCCGTCGGGGAAGCCTGCTTTCTGAATCAGTTCGGCAATTTTCAATGTGGAGAGCGGGGTGAGTTCAGAAGGTTTCATCACTACGGTGTTGCCCGCAGCCAAGGCCGGGCCGAGTTTCCATGAGGTAAACATCAGCGGGAAGTTCCAAGGTACGATTTGGCCGACTACGCCCACAGGCTCGCGCACAACGTAGTTCAAAAAGCCTTGTTCGACAGGAATAACCGAGCCTTGGATTTTGTCGGCCATGCCGCCGAAGTATCGGAAGCAGGCTGCGGTACGGGGAACGTCCAAACGGCGCGAATCGCGGATTGGATGGCCTGTATCGAGCGATTCGATTTGCGCCAATTCTTCGGCATGTTCTTCAATCAGGTCGGCCAGTTTCAACAGCAACCGTCCGCGCTCGGCGGCAGGTGTGGCTGCCCATGCGGGGAAGGCTTTTTTGGCGGCGGCCACGGCAATATCCACATCTTCCGCTTCGGCGGCGGCGATTTTGGTGATCAATTCGCCGTTGGCAGGATTGAGCACATCAATGGTGCCGCCTTTTTGAGCGGGAACGAATTTGCCGTTGATAAATAATTCTGTATTCATTTAACAAGCCTTTCTTTGTTTTAAATGAAGAGTGGTTTTGTGTCCGGTGTGTTTACATGCGTTTCCGGCAGGTTGCACCGAATAGCGCCGCTCTTTTTTAAAAGCTGGGCGTGGTGCGGTGCTTATCCGGAAAAGCCGGTGCGCTCGCGTCCGGCTTTTTCCTTTTTCTCTATGATGGATTCGGGCTTAAAAAGCAACCGGATAAGGGGGCAATTCGCCTGATTCGTATTTTTGCGGCAGGTTGGGCGTAGCGTTTTCCCAAACCAGCAACATAGAACGTTTGGTCGAATAACCTTGGTGGCGGATATTGGCAGGCATGGCTGCAATGTCGCCTGCTTTCATAATCAGGCGGGCAATCGGTTTGCCGTCGTTTTTATCGGCGATATCCCAAGTGATTTCGTCGGAAAGCTGTAAAAACCACTCTACGCGGTCGTTACCGTGGAAAATCGGCAGAATGTATTCTTCGGTGGTCGGGCAGAAGAGGCTTTCTTTACATACCGAAGTAACCGAAGGGTTCCAAGTAACATCCGAGCGGGAAAGGTATTTGAACAGGTTGAAACCGCCCAATTGGCCTTCAAAGCCGGGTTCGCAATGGATTTCGGGTTCGTCTTGAACCACGTCTTGGAATTGGCGGTTTACCGGCAGATCGTCGCGCAACGGAGAATCGTCGGGCAGGCTGGGCATACGCTTGGTGGCAATACGGTAACGGTCGATGGCCGCTTCGTTGTTGCCTTCTTTGCGTCCGAATGCGCTGCCTGTTTCTTCGGGGGCGGCAAACGGGTCGAAGCTTTCGTTAACCCAGTCGTGCAGGATGGCTTTAAAAGTGGCCATAATCAGCGGGGTTTCGAAGTTTTCGATGTAATCCACACCGGCTTCTTTCAATACGCCGTTAAATGTGCCTGCATAAAGGTCTACGCTGCCGTAGTGGTTGCGGGTGCCGATAACGTCGTCAAAGTTTACCCAGCCGTAGAAAAAGCCCCAAGCCACATCGCGCATCAAAGCACGCAGGAATGCATCTGCCGACATCAGGTGCGAATGGGTTTCGCCTTTTACGCTCCAAGTGATTTTGGCAAAGTATTCGTCACGCTCGAAAGTGAATTGACCCAAGCGGAATGTGCGGTAGCCGGTCAGCTCGTCGCGCTCGCCTGCCTGCACGCCGGCAGCCAGAAATTCTTCAAATTTTTTATCCATGTTTTTTCTCCTTCCGGGTGGGTTTATTGAATGCAGATGCTGTGCCATTTTTCGACCGATAGCGGGCCTTTGATGGTTTGGATTAAGATCACGCCGGGTTTGGCGGCTTCGAAACGGTAGGCGCTGCCGGCGGGCAAGATGGCCTGATGACCCTGCTTCAGAATGGCGTGTCCCATTTTTTTGCCTTGCGGGTTATCGCCGGCCAAGCGGGTGCCTTCTTCGGCTTCGTCAACCAAGGGCTGGTCGAGCTTGATATAATCAACGCGGATTTCGCCGTCCATCACAATCACGAATTCATCGTGCGAGGCGGTAAACCAAGGCGACGTACCTTCTGCTTTCAATGATTCGATAACGAATTTCAAATTCATGCCGACTACGCTTTTTTCGTAGGGGGCGGATTGCGAGGCAACTTCAAAAATATTGGAAAAAGCATAATTGCTTGCTTCTCCGCTGATCAGTTGGATAGAACCTTTTTCGTAATCGTTCAAACTGCCGAATCGGGTTGCTTTCGCTTGATTATTCTCCATGGCTGTATCTCCAGTTAGTTTGATTTCATTTCTGCATCAATGCGCTAATGCAGTTGGATGTCAAAATACAATGAAACCCGGCAAACAACAATTCGGCAATTGCCGACATGACTGTTCGTTAAATGAAAGCAATCTCAGAACAATGCGCAGCGGTAAACATTCGTTAGGCCGTCTGAAAACAGATTCAAATCTGTTCGCAAACAGTTATTATTTTGACTGTCGGAAACATATATTTCAGTATTGCTTGTGTGTGCATATAGTCAGTCCACTTAACTTTTATTATGGCGTTTACTATGGCGTTGCTGAGCCTTGGCTAAAAGAGAACGATGGTGTAAGCCGCTGAAACGGTAATGGAATCGGTTTCGTACTCCCTGTGCCGGCTTCGGCTTGCTGCCCTGTATTAAAATTAAGTGGATTGACTGTAAATATAAAAAACCGCTCCCGAAAATCGGGAGCGGTTTTTTATGTTTATGTGAAATGCGTTGGCGGCAGATATCATGCGCGGTATTGCACAGTATCTTGACCGCTGCCTTTTTGAATAAACTCGATTTTGTAGCCGTCGGGATCTTCAACAAAAGCAATCACCGTCGTGCCGTGCTTCATGGGGCCGGCCTCGCGGGTTACTTTGCCGCCTTTGGCACGCACCGCATCGCAAGCGGCGTAAGCGTCTTCAACTTCAATGGCGATATGGCCGTAGGCATTGCCCAAATCGTAGCTTTCGGTATCCCAGTTGTGGGTAAGCTCAAGCACGGTGGTGTCGGATTCTTCGCCGTAGCCCACAAAGGCCAAAGTGAATTTACCGTCGGGATAGTCTTTTTTGCGTAAGAGTTTCATGCCTAAAACGTCTTGATAAAATGCTAACGATTTGTCGAGGTTGCCGACGCGCAGCATGGTGTGGAGCATTCTCATGGTGGTTCCTTGGTATAAGAGAGAAACCGCAGATGCGGCAAGAATGTCTATTTTAACATAAGCCTGTTTTATCCCGCTGGCAGCAACGGTTTGATATGTATCGGAATAGCGTTTTTTTCAGACGGCCTGTGTGTTTGAAGCACCGTAAATTGTTAACATTTTGATATTGTGTTTGCGCTTGAAATTCGTTATAAAGTGGCTGCTAATTTATATTTAATCGTATTTTTAATGTGACTAACGTGTTTATGAGGAAAATGAGATGAGGATTGGTATTCCGAAGGAATCTCTGCCCGGTGAAACCCGTGTGGCGTGTACCCCTTCAACCGTAACCCAGTTGCAGAAACTGGGTTTCGAAGTTGTGGTGGAGCGCGGCGCAGGTTTGGCGGCGAGTTTGGATGATGCGGCATACGAAGCAGCAGGTGCGGTTGTGGCCGATGCGGCGGAAGTTTGGTCTAGCCCGTTGATTTATAAAGTCAACGCACCTTCTGAAAGCGAAGCAGGCCGTCTGAACGCGGGGCAAACGCTGGTAAGCTTCTTATGGCCGGCACAAAATCCCGAGTTGGTGCAAAAGCTCACTGATCAAAAAGTGAACGTGCTGGCGATGGATATGGTGCCGCGTATTTCGCGCGCGCAGGCATTGGATGCGCTGTCGTCTATGGCGAACATCAGCGGCTATCGTGCCGTAATTGAAGCGGCGAATGCGTTCGGCCGTTTCTTTACCGGCCAGATTACCGCTGCGGGCAAAGTGCCGCCGGCGCAAGTGCTGGTGATTGGTGCGGGCGTGGCCGGTTTGGCGGCGATTGGTACGGCAAACTCGTTGGGCGCGGTGGTTAAAGCATTTGATACCCGTTTGGAAGTGGCCGAACAAATCGAATCAATGGGCGGCCAATTCCTCAAGCTCGATTTCCCGCAAGAAGCGGGCGGCAGCGGCGACGGTTACGCCAAAGTGATGAGTGAAGAGTTTATCGCGGCGGAAATGAAACTGTTTGCCGAGCAAGCCCGACAAGTGGACATCATCATCACGACGGCGGCCATTCCGGGCAAACCTGCGCCCAAGCTGATTACCAAAGAAATGGTGGAAAGCATGAAGTCGGGTTCGGTGATTGTCGATTTGGCTGCGGCTACCGGCGGCAACTGCGAATTGACCAAACCGGGCGAGCTGTTCGTTAGCGATAACGGCGTGAAAATCATCGGCTATACCGATATGGCCAACCGTTTGGCCGGCCAGTCTTCACAGCTTTACGCCACCAACCTCGTGAACCTGAGCAAGCTGTTAAGCCCGAATAAAGACGGTGAAATTGCGCTTGATTTCGAAGATGTGATTATCCGCAACATGACCGTTACACGCGACGGCGAAATCACTTTCCCGCCGCCTGCGATTCAAGTGTCTGCCGCGCCGCAACAGCAAGCGCAAGCCGCACCTGTGTCGAAACCCGAGCCGAAACCCGTTCCGACATGGAAAAAACTGGCTCCGGCGGTGATCGGTGCGGTGTTGGTATTGTGGATGGGTGCCGTTGCTCCGGCCGAGTTCTTAAACCACTTTATCGTGTTCGTGCTGGCCTGCGTGATTGGCTATTACGTGGTGTGGAACGTGAGCCATTCGCTGCACACGCCGCTGATGTCGGTAACCAATGCCATTTCCGGCATTATCGTAGTGGGCGCATTGCTGCAAATCGGGCAGGGCAACGGCGTGGTGTCGTTTCTCGCCTTTATTGCCGTGCTGATTGCCAGCATCAATATCTTCGGCGGTTTCTACGTTACCCGCCGCATGTTGAATATGTTCCGTAAAGGTTAAGGAGGCGAGAATGTCACAAGGATTAGTTACTGCGGCATATATCGTCGCCGCAATCTTATTTATTTTTTCATTGGCCGGCCTGTCGAAACAGGAAACCGCCAAAAACGGCTGCTATTACGGCATTGCCGGTATGGTGATTGCTTTATTTGCCACCGTGTTCAGCGAACAAACCGCAGGCTTGGGTTGGATCATCATCGCTATGGCCATCGGTGCGGCCATTGGTATTTACAAAGCCCAAAAAGTGGAAATGACCGAAATGCCCGAATTGATTGCCTTGCTGCACAGCTTCGTGGGTTTGGCTGCCGTGTTGGTGGGCTTCAACAGCTTTATCGAACCGGGTAATGTATCTTCCGATATGCACACCATTCATTTGGTGGAAGTGTTTCTCGGCATTTTCATCGGTGCCGTAACCTTTACCGGTTCGATTGTGGCGTTCGGCAAACTGAACGGCAAACTCAGCAGCGCGCCCTTGCAACTGCCTCACAAACACAAGCTGAATCTGGCTGCTTTGGTGGTGTCGTTTATCTTGATGCTGGTGTTCGTATCGGCTGATGGCAGCTGGTTCGCCCTGATTCTGATGACCGCTATTGCACTCGCGTTCGGCTGGCATTTGGTGGCTTCCATCGGCGGTGCTGATATGCCGGTGGTGGTTTCCATGCTCAACTCGTATTCGGGCTGGGCGGCTGCCGCAGCGGGCTTTATGCTTGCCAACGACTTGCTGATTGTTACCGGCGCGTTGGTCGGCTCAAGCGGTGCGATTTTGTCTTACATCATGTGTAAAGCCATGAACCGCTCGTTCATTTCCGTGATTGCCGGCGGCTTCGGCACCGACGGTTCTTCCACAGCAGCAGGCGGAGAAGAAATCGGCGAATACCGCGAAGTGAAACCCGCCGAAGTGGCCGAAATGCTCAAAGGTGCAAACTCAGTGATCATCACGCCCGGATACGGTATGGCCGTTGCCCAAGCGCAATACCCGGTTGCCGAAATCACCGACTTACTGCGCAAACAAGGCGTGGAAGTGCGCTTCGGTATCCACCCCGTAGCAGGCCGTCTGCCCGGACACATGAACGTATTGCTGGCCGAAGCCAAAGTGCCTTACGACATCGTGTTGGAAATGGATGAAATCAACGACGATTTCCCCGAAACTGATGTGGTGCTGGTGATCGGCGCGAACGACACCGTGAACCCCGCCGCTCAA comes from the Neisseria dumasiana genome and includes:
- a CDS encoding Re/Si-specific NAD(P)(+) transhydrogenase subunit alpha, which gives rise to MRIGIPKESLPGETRVACTPSTVTQLQKLGFEVVVERGAGLAASLDDAAYEAAGAVVADAAEVWSSPLIYKVNAPSESEAGRLNAGQTLVSFLWPAQNPELVQKLTDQKVNVLAMDMVPRISRAQALDALSSMANISGYRAVIEAANAFGRFFTGQITAAGKVPPAQVLVIGAGVAGLAAIGTANSLGAVVKAFDTRLEVAEQIESMGGQFLKLDFPQEAGGSGDGYAKVMSEEFIAAEMKLFAEQARQVDIIITTAAIPGKPAPKLITKEMVESMKSGSVIVDLAAATGGNCELTKPGELFVSDNGVKIIGYTDMANRLAGQSSQLYATNLVNLSKLLSPNKDGEIALDFEDVIIRNMTVTRDGEITFPPPAIQVSAAPQQQAQAAPVSKPEPKPVPTWKKLAPAVIGAVLVLWMGAVAPAEFLNHFIVFVLACVIGYYVVWNVSHSLHTPLMSVTNAISGIIVVGALLQIGQGNGVVSFLAFIAVLIASINIFGGFYVTRRMLNMFRKG
- the gloA gene encoding lactoylglutathione lyase, with the protein product MRMLHTMLRVGNLDKSLAFYQDVLGMKLLRKKDYPDGKFTLAFVGYGEESDTTVLELTHNWDTESYDLGNAYGHIAIEVEDAYAACDAVRAKGGKVTREAGPMKHGTTVIAFVEDPDGYKIEFIQKGSGQDTVQYRA
- the pntB gene encoding Re/Si-specific NAD(P)(+) transhydrogenase subunit beta, with amino-acid sequence MSQGLVTAAYIVAAILFIFSLAGLSKQETAKNGCYYGIAGMVIALFATVFSEQTAGLGWIIIAMAIGAAIGIYKAQKVEMTEMPELIALLHSFVGLAAVLVGFNSFIEPGNVSSDMHTIHLVEVFLGIFIGAVTFTGSIVAFGKLNGKLSSAPLQLPHKHKLNLAALVVSFILMLVFVSADGSWFALILMTAIALAFGWHLVASIGGADMPVVVSMLNSYSGWAAAAAGFMLANDLLIVTGALVGSSGAILSYIMCKAMNRSFISVIAGGFGTDGSSTAAGGEEIGEYREVKPAEVAEMLKGANSVIITPGYGMAVAQAQYPVAEITDLLRKQGVEVRFGIHPVAGRLPGHMNVLLAEAKVPYDIVLEMDEINDDFPETDVVLVIGANDTVNPAAQTDPNSPIAGMPVLEVWKAKEVVVFKRSMNTGYAGVQNPLFFNENSVMCFGDAKATVDEILAELKK
- a CDS encoding aldehyde dehydrogenase family protein, whose product is MNTELFINGKFVPAQKGGTIDVLNPANGELITKIAAAEAEDVDIAVAAAKKAFPAWAATPAAERGRLLLKLADLIEEHAEELAQIESLDTGHPIRDSRRLDVPRTAACFRYFGGMADKIQGSVIPVEQGFLNYVVREPVGVVGQIVPWNFPLMFTSWKLGPALAAGNTVVMKPSELTPLSTLKIAELIQKAGFPDGVVNIVAGYGNTAGQRIADHEDIAKVAFTGSTQTGQSIVRASAGNLKRLQLELGGKGANIVFEDADIDAAVNGSAWAIFHNQGQACIAGSRLMLHESIADEFLEKFVKLAESIRLGDPLNPETEMGPLTSESHRNKVLSYAEIATKQGGKILTGGKAPEDAALKNGYYVLPTVVEAKPTDRVAQEEVFGPFVTVLRFKNDEEALEIANGTEYGLGSGLWTKNLQRAHLFARKIRAGMCWINSYKRVNPGSPFGGVGKSGYGREMGFEAIHDYTEAKSVWVNVDAQIPPHFDRRK